A region of Panicum virgatum strain AP13 chromosome 8N, P.virgatum_v5, whole genome shotgun sequence DNA encodes the following proteins:
- the LOC120686099 gene encoding protein krasavietz-like has product MSSKEKPTLGGTRIKTRKRNIAAPLDPASFSDAIVQIYVDNGGDLELVAKSIESSDLNFSRYGDTFFEVVFVGGRTQPGTIKPEEEGDRHPYSVLDCAAQREAILPSVLYIQKTLRRRPFLIKNLENVMRKFLQSLEFFEENERKKLAIFTALAFSQKLSGLPPETVFQPLLKDNLVAKGIVLSFITEFFKGYLKENSLDDLIGLLKKGKMEDNLLDFFPSAKRSSEALSEHFTKEGLTSLVEYNDKKMFEVKLKEIKSTLTTMINDEAEISEVIETVKQQVKYAKFPDIEVIRMLWDVLMEAVQWSGKNQQQNSNSALRQVKAWAELLNAFCTSGRLELELIYKVQTQCYEDAKLMKLFPEIIRTLYDQDALAEDTILLWFRKGSNPKGRQSFVKALEPFVKWLEEAEEEE; this is encoded by the exons ATGAG CTCGAAGGAGAAACCCACCCTCGG AGGGACGCGGATCAAGACCCGCAAGAGGAATATCGCGGCTCCATTGGACCCTGCATCATTCTCTGATGCAATTGTCCAGATTTATGTTGACAATGGTGGAGATCTG GAACTTGTCGCCAAAAGTATCGAGTCCTCTGATCTCAACTTCTCACGTTATGGTGACACCTTTTTTGAG GTTGTTTTCGTTGGAGGACGAACTCAGCCTGGCACAATAAAACCTGAAGAAGAAGGAGACCGCCACCCTTATTCGGTGCTAGATTGTGCAGCACAGCGTGAAGCAATTTTACCTTCTGTACTCTATATTCAGAAAACATTACGCAGGAGGCCTTTCTTAATTAAGAATCTTGAAAATGTCATGCGCAAATTCCTCCAATCGCTGGAGTTCTTTGAGGAAAATGAGAGGAAGAAACTTGCCATATTCACAGCCCTTGCATTTTCTCAGAAGCTATCAGGGCTTCCTCCTGAGACAGTATTCCAGCCTCTGCTCAAGGATAATCTTGTTGCCAAAGGGATAGTGCTTTCGTTCATCACCGAATTTTTCAAGGGGTACCTAAAGGAAAACAGTTTGGATGATCTAATTGGACTTTTGAAGAAAGGCAAAATGGAGGACAATCTGCTGGACTTCTTCCCATCAGCCAAGAGGTCTTCTGAGGCTTTATCCGAGCATTTCAC CAAAGAAGGTTTGACTAGCCTTGTTGAGTATAATGACAAGAAAATGTTTGAAGTTAAGCTTAAGGAGATAAAGTCAACACTGACTACCATGATCAATGATGAGGCTGAAATATCTGAAGTCATTGAGACTGTCAAGCAACAAGTTAAATATGCTAAATTTCCTGATATAGAGGTTATCCGCATGCTGTGGGATGTGCTTATGGAGGCTGTTCAGTGGTCTGGAAAGAACCAGCAGCAGAATTCTAATTCAGCACTTCGGCAG GTGAAAGCTTGGGCTGAGCTTTTGAATGCCTTTTGCACGAGTGGCAGACTAGAACTGGAACTCATATACAAAGTTCAGACACAATGTTATGAGGATGCTAAGCTGATGAAGCTGTTTCCTGAGATCATAAGGACACTATATGACCAAGATGCCCTAGCTGAAGATACTATCCTTCTTTGGTTCCGTAAAGGTTCAAACCCGAAGGGCAG GCAATCTTTCGTTAAAGCTCTGGAGCCATTTGTCAAATGGCTAGaggaggcagaggaagaagaataa